One stretch of Anolis carolinensis isolate JA03-04 chromosome 3, rAnoCar3.1.pri, whole genome shotgun sequence DNA includes these proteins:
- the LOC134297352 gene encoding uncharacterized protein LOC134297352 yields the protein MSREGDQSHDGAKGPPLGALPLAEETLQAIASSTGYPKPDGVTQRIPRGGRGVPAAAETSWGSGGSMPETVALRLSILETHLSRLSDTVGRIVPILEENLQKEHIRYGAEREPSKGGDWSQRGQRASTQSPAAARDEGDEEYWQELEFRDRMAREVERQQALGTLRPPTPTELPTPRMGVGVERPLGPGIGSSGFADEGGEERGIQEEEEDVPYDEERRDEGATARPVCGWAEGPTAAADFREPRRMTTGVGRGVFQGAARGNLMQPFPMPPRQHQRAAEWMPRREDLKLEYGGESDELNFFLISIRGYMEDNAHTFPSEASRVRAIGNTLKRGAASWYVQLHARHDPCLRSVPRFLAALENRFRDRLEQLRARDQLKGIKQRDKTVPEYAEEFLHLAERVPEWSEVTKVELFKEGLRPEIFSWAAHRDDPETLQGWIQLAGRVESTLAQVKRFRSSGGQQRPVARGRGETRKQERPGGRSGIPSRGDDNKPKPGCFVCGKTGHRAAECWARKGEPPKPSKPKPATGRRAEEEVQAPESSEKLAGDERRTEEEDEEKEGTMSWNPVTGLW from the coding sequence atgagcagggaaggagatcaaagccatgacggagcaaaggggcctccgctgggagctctgccgttggcagaagagacattgcaagccatagcttcctctacggggtaccccaagccggacggcgtgacccagaggattcccagagggggaagaggcgttccggcggcggcagaaaccagttggggatctggaggaagcatgccggagaccgtggccctgcggttatccatcctggaaactcatttatccaggctgtcggataccgtggggagaatagtgccaatattggaagagaatctccaaaaagagcacatccgatatggcgccgagagagagccaagcaaaggaggcgattggagccagaggggacagcgagcttccacgcagagtcccgcggcggcaagggacgagggagacgaggaatattggcaagagctggagttccgggacagaatggcgcgcgaagtggagcgccagcaagctctgggaactctgaggccgccaaccccaacagagctcccaaccccccgaatgggcgtcggagtagaaaggccactggggccagggatcgggtccagtggatttgcagacgaaggcggagaggagcgggggatccaggaagaggaggaggatgtgccgtacgacgaggaaaggcgagatgagggggctacagcgaggccagtatgcggatgggcggaagggccgacagcggcggcagactttcgggagccgcgcagaatgaccaccggagtggggcgcggcgtgttccaaggagccgcccgagggaacctgatgcaacccttccccatgcctcccagacagcatcaacgggccgcagaatggatgccaagaagagaagatctcaaactggaatacggaggggaatcagatgaactgaacttttttctaattagcatcagaggatacatggaagacaatgcacacacattcccctccgaagcaagcagggttcgagccatcggcaacacactaaagcgaggagcagccagctggtacgtgcaactccatgccagacacgacccatgcctgaggtcagtgccccgcttcctcgccgcactggaaaaccgattcagagaccggctagagcaattgagggctcgagaccagctgaaaggaataaagcagagggacaaaacagtgcccgagtacgcagaggaattcctacacctcgcggaaagggtaccagagtggtctgaagtgaccaaagtggagttatttaaagagggactacgccccgagattttcagctgggcagcgcacagagatgaccccgaaacgctccagggatggattcaactagcggggcgcgttgaatccaccctggcccaagtaaagcgcttcaggagcagcggcggccagcaaagaccggtggcgagaggtcgaggagaaacgaggaagcaggaaagacctggagggaggtcggggattccctccagaggagacgacaacaaacctaaaccgggatgctttgtatgtgggaagacgggccatcgagcagcagaatgctgggcacggaagggggagccgccaaaaccctcaaagcccaagccagcaaccgggaggcgtgcggaggaggaggtgcaagccccagaatcttcagaaaaattg